The sequence CCACTCCTCCTCCTGGCCACCGGGCTCCTGCTGTCCGTCGGCTCCGCCAGCGCGGCGCTCTACCACGTGTCCATCGACACCAGCGCGCTGACCCTTCCCGCGAACTCGGGCAGCGGCCCGTTCTCGCTCGACTTCCAGTTGAACAGCGGTGCGACCACCGGCAACAACACGGCGACCATCAGCAACTTCAACTTCGGTGGTGGCGGTGGCCCGTTCGATACCGCCACCCTCATCGGCGGCGCGAGCGGCAGCCTCCCCGGCACCATCACGCTCACCGACACGAACGCGTTCAACGAATTCTACCAGAGCTTCACCGCGGGTTCGGTCATCAGCTTCGACCTGAATCTGACCGAGAACATCGACTCCGGCGCGATCCCGGACTCGTTCTCGTTCTCGATCCTCGACGGCAGCCTGGCCAACATCCCGACGACGGGATTCGGTGACACGCTGCTCCAGGTGGACATCGCGGCTGGCTCGAACGTCAACCTTTCGTCGGCCACCGGTTCCTATGCCGGGGTCAGCGTGACCGCGGTTCCGGAGCCGAGCTCCGCGCTCCTCGGCCTGGTGGCCGTGGCGGGTGGCGTGCTGCGCCGCCGCCGTCGCTCGGCCTGATCAGTGCCTGGCTGTGTTTTGACTCATGCTTCGAAAAAAAAGCCGGCCCCGGAGACGGGGCCGGCTTGCTCTTTGGAGCCTTTGATCACTTCGAGACGACGCGGTAGATCGGGCCCATGTGGTCCACGATGTAGAGGTTGCCCGCATTGTCCTCGCCGAAGGACGAGATCAGGTTGATGCGGCCGCCTTGTGGCTGGAGTTCGTCGGTGAGGTCCTTGAAGCCGGTGGCCTTGCCGCCCTTGAGTTCGAACGACCAGATACGAGGGTTCTGGTAGTCACCGAAGACGTAGCGGTCCTGCAGTTCCTTCACCGGGCCGTGGTAGACATAGCCGCCGGTCACGGACAGGCCCTGGTCCTTACCGCCGCCGTGCTTGTAAACGTGCACCGGTTCGATCGCCTTGTCCGGGGCCGGGCCGCCGACACCTTTCTTCGGGTTCTCGACGTCGCCTTCGCGAAGGCGCCAGCCGAAGTTCGCGCCGGAGGCCTTGCCCTTCGGCATGTAGTCGATTTCCTCCCACACGTTCTGACCGACATCGCCGATCCAAAGGTCGCCGGTCTTGCGGTCGAACGAGCAGCGCCACGGGTTGCGCAGGCCCCACGACCAGATCTCCGGCTTCGCGCCGTCGGTTTTCAGGAACGGGTTGTCCGTCGGCACGGTGTAGCCCTTCGCGCCGGAGACATCGAGGCGCAGGATCTTGCCGAGATAGCTGCCGAGGTTCTGGGCATTGCCCTGGGGGTCGTCGCCCGCGCCGCCGTCGCCGGTGCCGGTGTAGAGCATCTTGTCCGGGCCGAAGTCGATCCAGCCGCCGTTGTGGTTGCGGAAGGGCTGCTCGAAGGAAAGCAGGAACTCCTTGGTGCCTGGATCGGTGGTGGA comes from Luteolibacter sp. LG18 and encodes:
- a CDS encoding PQQ-dependent sugar dehydrogenase produces the protein MLAKTLLMAAALTVPALAGIAVEKVTEKFERPVWVGQPAGINDKLWVIEQVGKIWIVDAKTGERTEKPFLDIVSDVSRAGNEEGLLGLAFAPDFKTTGRFYVNYTDRTPGKAMTRIARFTADTATLSTTDPGTKEFLLSFEQPFRNHNGGWIDFGPDKMLYTGTGDGGAGDDPQGNAQNLGSYLGKILRLDVSGAKGYTVPTDNPFLKTDGAKPEIWSWGLRNPWRCSFDRKTGDLWIGDVGQNVWEEIDYMPKGKASGANFGWRLREGDVENPKKGVGGPAPDKAIEPVHVYKHGGGKDQGLSVTGGYVYHGPVKELQDRYVFGDYQNPRIWSFELKGGKATGFKDLTDELQPQGGRINLISSFGEDNAGNLYIVDHMGPIYRVVSK
- a CDS encoding NF038129 family PEP-CTERM protein, with amino-acid sequence MKSNPLLLLATGLLLSVGSASAALYHVSIDTSALTLPANSGSGPFSLDFQLNSGATTGNNTATISNFNFGGGGGPFDTATLIGGASGSLPGTITLTDTNAFNEFYQSFTAGSVISFDLNLTENIDSGAIPDSFSFSILDGSLANIPTTGFGDTLLQVDIAAGSNVNLSSATGSYAGVSVTAVPEPSSALLGLVAVAGGVLRRRRRSA